The Panicum virgatum strain AP13 chromosome 5K, P.virgatum_v5, whole genome shotgun sequence genome has a window encoding:
- the LOC120705585 gene encoding phosphoacetylglucosamine mutase-like, translating into MAANQEQEKEQRRRLLDVASRFPLPSGCRFSYGTAGFRADGATMAPAVCRAGILAALRSVKLAGAAVGIVITASHNPVGDNGVKIADPDGGMMAQHWEPFADALANAPDPDALLQLVLQFVKDEGIPLGGHHTAQVLLGRDTRPTGEYLLDAALQGINAIVGAHAIDMGILTTPQLHWMVRNKNKGIKASESDYFTQLIDSFRRMLELVPKDKGGDELAKKLIVDGANGIGGVKLEQIKAELSGIDIIVRNSGKEGEGILNHMCGADFVQKERVTHHGFSPEDVGVRCASLDGDADRLVYFCVSSASENKVDLVDGDKILSLFALFIREQLDIINNSGSQVNKSLPARLGIVQTAYANGASTQFLKNLGLEVVFTPTGVKYLHKKALEYDIGIYFEANGHGTVVFSEEFLSQLDSLSNELSSETANGSAQYHAAMRLMAASQLINQAVGDALSGLLLVEAILQYKGWSFQNWCELYSDLPSRQLKVKVIDRSSIVTTDSETKVSQPSSLQESIDKETANYTHGRCFVRPSGTEDVVRVYAEASTQVEADSLARSVAHHVEQLLG; encoded by the exons ATGGCCGCCAACCAGGAGCAGGAGaaggagcagcgccgccgcctcctcgacgTCGCGTCCCGCTTCCCTCTCCCAAGCG GCTGCAGGTTCTCCTACGGCACGGCGGGATTCCGCGCCGACGGCGCCACCATGGCGCCCGCCGTCTGCCGCGCCGGCATCCTGGCCGCGCTCCGCTCCGTCAAGCTCGCCGGTGCTGCCGTCGGGATCGTCATCACCGCCTCCCACAACCCCGTCGGCGACAACGGCGTCAAGATCGCCGACCCCGACGGCGGCATGATGGCCCAGCACTGGGAGCCCTTCGCCGACGCCCTCGCCAACGCCCCCGACCCCGACGCCCTCCTGCAG CTGGTGCTTCAGTTTGTCAAGGACGAGGGAATTCCATTGGGGGGCCACCACACGGCACAAGTGCTGCTTGGCCGAGATACTAGGCCAACAGGAGAGTACCTGCTCGATGCCGCACTGCAG GGGATAAATGCGATAGTTGGCGCACACGCAATTGATATGGGAATTTTGACCACCCCTCAACTGCATTGGATGGTACGGAACAAAAACAAAGGCATCAAGGCTTCAGAGTCAGATTATTTTACACAACTTATCGACTCATTCAG GCGTATGTTGGAATTAGTGCCAAAAGATAAAGGTGGGGATGAGCTTGCTAAGAAACTAATTGTTGATGGAGCAAATGGTATTGGTGGGGTGAAGCTCGAACAAATAAAGGCAGAGCTTTCAGGCATAGATATTATTGTGAGGAATTCAGGTAAGGAAGGAGAAGGCATACTAAACCACATGTGTGGTGCAGACTTTGTTCAAAAGGAGCGAGTTACTCATCATGGGTTTAGCCCTGAAGATGTTGGTGTCAG GTGTGCAAGTTTGGATGGTGATGCTGATCGACTTGTCTATTTCTGCGTGTCATCGGCTAGCGAAAATAAGGTAGATCTAGTTGATGGTGACAAGATATTATCTCTGTTTGCCCTGTTTATCAGAGAGCAGCTAGATATTATTAATAACAGTGGTAGTCAAGTAAACAAATCATTGCCTGCAAGGCTTGGCATAGTTCAGACAGCTTATGCAAATGGGGCATCGACCCAATTTCTCAAGAACCTTGGCCTTGAAGTGGTATTCACTCCTACAGGAGTGAAATATCTGCACAAAAAAGCTTTGGAGTATGATATTGGTATATATTTTGAAGCCAATGGACATGGGACTGTAGTATTCTCGGAGGAGTTTCTCTCTCAACTAGATTCATTAAGCAATGAGCTCTCCTCTGAAACTGCCAATG GTTCAGCACAGTATCATGCTGCAATGAGATTGATGGCAGCTAGTCAGCTGATTAATCAGGCAGTAGGTGATGCTCTGAGTGGTTTGCTTTTAGTGGAGGCTATTTTGCAGTACAAGGGATGGTCATTTCAGAATTGGTGTGAACTATATAGTGATTTGCCCAGTAGACAGTTGAAG GTGAAAGTTATAGATCGAAGTTCAATTGTCACAACAGACTCGGAGACAAAAGTTAGTCAACCTTCTAGTTTGCAAGAATCGATAGATAAGGAGACTG CCAACTATACCCACGGGCGATGCTTTGTGCGGCCATCTGGCACAGAAGATGTGGTACGGGTGTATGCCGAGGCATCTACGCAGGTGGAAGCTGATAGTCTTGCAAGATCTGTGGCACATCATGTGGAACAACTTCTTGGATAA